From the Salinimicrobium tongyeongense genome, one window contains:
- a CDS encoding bifunctional metallophosphatase/5'-nucleotidase — MKTPSLSFASEYLRKMAFLAGIFVVLSCSSDDAANSEKPVPPEAAPKAESIVIYTINDPHGKIQNFGRIKAIIDKEKETESQVFFVSGGDIFSGNPVVDYHPKKGFPIIDLMGKAGMDVTALGNHEFDYGQEVLQERMLEAGFPFLCANIESSDSGFTLPQGKVIIEKDGFEIAFISVVETSSANNKPLSHPKKLKGLEFTEGVEAMQKYRNDSEVMAADLVVALTHYGKDGDRMILQQHDFVDLVVGGHNHSVYNEQVKGRYMVQSGSDLELLTKLSLSVENGELISYEYELIELNKQTETDAAIEALIAEYNNRPEFFEELGTSLQDHNRAETACFYTDALRAITGADVVFQNYGGVRASLDFGSITPFDLYTIDPFQNGLDSFKMTVEQLEAFLNAPYAPSLAYSGIAMELRDGRLELVAPDGSLLPDASEISVAMNDYLSNVYQEDFQQPASTYEKTTAEYLIDYLKQYQSEINYAGCNRGI, encoded by the coding sequence ATGAAAACTCCTTCTCTTTCTTTTGCTTCGGAATACCTTCGGAAAATGGCATTTTTGGCAGGTATTTTTGTGGTGCTTTCCTGCTCTTCAGATGATGCTGCAAATTCAGAAAAACCTGTTCCGCCTGAAGCAGCACCTAAAGCCGAAAGCATCGTGATCTACACCATCAATGATCCTCACGGCAAGATCCAGAACTTCGGAAGGATAAAAGCCATCATCGATAAAGAAAAAGAAACAGAATCGCAGGTGTTCTTTGTTTCGGGAGGTGATATTTTTTCAGGAAACCCTGTGGTAGATTACCACCCCAAAAAAGGCTTTCCCATTATAGACCTTATGGGCAAGGCCGGTATGGATGTCACCGCCCTGGGCAACCATGAGTTTGATTACGGGCAGGAAGTGCTTCAAGAGAGAATGCTCGAGGCCGGTTTTCCTTTCCTGTGTGCCAATATTGAAAGCAGCGATTCGGGTTTTACGCTTCCGCAGGGAAAAGTGATCATTGAAAAAGATGGTTTTGAGATCGCCTTTATAAGTGTGGTTGAGACTTCTTCGGCCAATAATAAACCCCTGTCTCATCCGAAGAAGTTAAAAGGCCTCGAATTTACTGAAGGCGTAGAGGCCATGCAAAAGTACCGCAATGATTCTGAAGTAATGGCTGCCGATCTTGTGGTGGCGCTTACCCACTACGGGAAAGACGGCGACAGGATGATCTTACAACAGCACGATTTTGTTGACCTGGTGGTGGGTGGCCATAACCACTCGGTGTACAATGAGCAGGTGAAGGGGCGGTATATGGTGCAATCGGGTTCAGACCTTGAACTGCTCACAAAATTGAGCCTTAGCGTAGAAAATGGCGAGCTGATCTCTTATGAATACGAACTTATTGAGCTTAATAAGCAGACTGAAACCGATGCCGCCATCGAAGCATTGATCGCTGAATACAATAACCGCCCCGAATTCTTTGAAGAATTGGGTACATCTTTACAGGATCACAACCGTGCCGAAACTGCCTGTTTCTATACCGATGCCCTGCGGGCAATTACCGGTGCCGATGTGGTTTTTCAGAATTATGGCGGAGTAAGGGCCAGTCTTGATTTTGGGAGTATAACGCCTTTTGACCTGTACACCATAGATCCTTTTCAAAACGGCCTCGATTCCTTTAAAATGACCGTTGAGCAGCTCGAAGCTTTCCTCAATGCACCTTACGCCCCTTCTTTGGCGTATTCAGGAATAGCGATGGAATTAAGGGATGGAAGGCTGGAGCTTGTCGCCCCCGATGGCAGCCTGTTACCTGATGCTTCGGAAATTAGCGTGGCCATGAATGACTATTTGTCTAACGTGTACCAGGAAGATTTTCAGCAGCCCGCCAGTACTTATGAAAAGACTACTGCGGAATACCTAATCGATTACCTGAAGCAGTACCAGTCTGAGATCAACTATGCTGGTTGTAACCGCGGAATCTAG
- the rseP gene encoding RIP metalloprotease RseP, producing MDPFFIKALQLILSLSLLIILHELGHFIPAKMFGIKVEKFFLFFDVKFALLKKKIGDTVYGIGWLPLGGYVKIAGMIDESMDKEQMAQPPKPWEFRSKPAWQRLIVMVGGVTVNIVLGFFIYMMVVFTWGSPYIAPEDMPNGFAVDDTFKEYGFRDGDRVLQVNGEDLKNSIDINKYLFLRDVQNITVLHQNGQEETIAVPEDVGSLMFEQGVMQPFVPMTIPVLDTVIAGSPADKAGLKKGDRIIAINDFEVGYWHEVTRQIEASKGRELRLVYSRNGDYASMEVDGQTAGTIDGRQQEIAVTPDEEGKIGVAPGTSIEVSREHYSFTESISKGFDLAYWTLHDYVAQFKYVFTKKGATQVGGFGAIGGLFPDAWNWQAFWMTTAFISIILAFMNILPIPALDGGHVVFLMYEMVTGRKPNEKFMEYAQLVGFVILIALVLFANGNDIYRWLFE from the coding sequence ATGGATCCTTTTTTTATAAAAGCACTTCAATTAATACTCAGTTTATCGCTGCTTATCATTCTACATGAGCTGGGGCATTTTATACCGGCGAAAATGTTCGGGATAAAAGTTGAGAAATTCTTCCTGTTCTTTGATGTCAAATTTGCCCTTTTAAAGAAGAAAATCGGCGATACAGTGTATGGTATCGGCTGGCTTCCGCTGGGAGGTTATGTGAAGATCGCCGGCATGATAGATGAGAGCATGGACAAGGAGCAAATGGCCCAGCCGCCAAAGCCCTGGGAATTCCGAAGTAAACCTGCGTGGCAGCGCCTCATTGTTATGGTGGGTGGGGTTACCGTAAACATTGTACTGGGATTCTTCATTTATATGATGGTGGTGTTCACCTGGGGAAGCCCGTATATTGCGCCCGAAGATATGCCCAACGGCTTCGCTGTAGACGATACTTTTAAAGAATACGGGTTTCGGGATGGAGACCGCGTGCTTCAGGTAAACGGGGAAGACCTTAAAAACAGTATTGACATCAACAAGTATCTCTTCCTTAGAGATGTGCAGAATATTACCGTGCTGCATCAAAACGGGCAGGAAGAAACCATTGCTGTCCCCGAAGATGTAGGCTCACTAATGTTTGAGCAGGGAGTGATGCAGCCCTTCGTGCCCATGACCATCCCGGTGCTCGATACCGTAATTGCAGGTAGCCCTGCAGATAAAGCCGGACTCAAAAAAGGCGACAGGATAATTGCCATCAACGATTTTGAAGTAGGTTACTGGCACGAAGTGACCCGGCAGATTGAAGCCAGCAAAGGCAGGGAGCTAAGGCTTGTTTACAGCCGCAACGGTGACTATGCAAGCATGGAGGTAGATGGCCAAACAGCTGGAACAATAGACGGGCGGCAGCAGGAAATAGCTGTTACGCCCGATGAGGAAGGGAAAATTGGGGTCGCACCCGGCACTTCAATCGAGGTGAGCAGGGAACATTATTCATTTACCGAAAGTATTTCAAAAGGTTTTGACCTTGCCTACTGGACGCTGCACGATTATGTGGCCCAGTTCAAGTACGTGTTCACCAAAAAAGGAGCCACCCAGGTGGGAGGTTTTGGCGCTATTGGCGGCCTGTTCCCCGATGCCTGGAACTGGCAGGCCTTCTGGATGACCACAGCCTTTATTTCAATCATCCTGGCATTCATGAACATTTTACCCATCCCGGCACTAGATGGCGGCCACGTGGTTTTCCTGATGTACGAAATGGTCACCGGGAGAAAACCTAACGAGAAATTCATGGAATACGCACAACTTGTGGGATTTGTTATCTTGATTGCGCTGGTACTGTTTGCCAACGGAAACGACATCTACCGCTGGTTGTTCGAATAA
- a CDS encoding FeoA family protein, translating to MITTIADLKRGQRGIIKEISAELIPLKLLEMGCLPGNEVLLVQTAPFRDPLYLNINGSHLAIRKETAMHIEIEILP from the coding sequence TTGATCACGACTATTGCCGATCTTAAGCGTGGCCAGCGAGGCATCATCAAGGAAATTTCAGCCGAATTAATTCCGCTAAAACTTCTGGAAATGGGATGTCTCCCGGGAAATGAAGTGCTCCTGGTACAAACGGCCCCGTTTCGGGATCCGCTTTATCTCAATATCAACGGCAGTCACCTGGCGATACGTAAAGAAACCGCCATGCACATCGAAATAGAAATTCTTCCGTAG
- a CDS encoding SCO family protein: MLGFFAKYKFFAIFLFVLSAIIITIIYNILKPTERLPVYQPSMVNNELVDSTMQEVRKYHTIADFELYNQNGDTITQDFYKDKIYIADFFFTTCQTICPIMTDHMLQVQEKLKNDKDVLLLSHTVIPNYDSVPVLRKYADEKGVIDEKWNLVTGDKKEIYDLARKSYLAAKSSGDGGPFDMIHTENFVLVDKEKRIRGFYDGTNPGAIEDLIHDIEVLKNEYSQANSD, encoded by the coding sequence ATGCTTGGCTTTTTTGCGAAATACAAATTCTTTGCCATCTTCCTGTTTGTGCTATCGGCAATAATCATCACCATCATTTATAACATCCTGAAACCTACCGAAAGATTGCCGGTTTACCAGCCCAGCATGGTGAATAACGAACTTGTAGATTCTACCATGCAGGAAGTGCGAAAATACCATACTATTGCTGATTTTGAGTTGTACAACCAAAACGGGGACACCATTACCCAGGATTTTTACAAAGACAAGATATACATAGCCGATTTCTTCTTTACTACCTGCCAAACCATTTGTCCTATCATGACAGACCATATGCTGCAGGTCCAGGAAAAGCTGAAAAATGATAAAGACGTGCTTCTTCTTTCACATACAGTGATCCCCAATTACGACAGTGTGCCGGTGCTTAGAAAATACGCCGATGAAAAAGGCGTGATAGATGAAAAATGGAACCTCGTAACCGGAGACAAAAAAGAAATCTACGACCTGGCAAGAAAATCTTACCTGGCAGCAAAAAGCAGTGGTGACGGCGGCCCGTTTGATATGATTCACACCGAAAATTTTGTGCTGGTAGATAAAGAAAAAAGGATTAGAGGCTTTTATGACGGCACAAATCCCGGTGCGATAGAAGACCTTATACACGACATTGAAGTGCTGAAAAATGAGTATAGCCAAGCCAATTCTGATTAG